In Panulirus ornatus isolate Po-2019 chromosome 40, ASM3632096v1, whole genome shotgun sequence, a single window of DNA contains:
- the LOC139761539 gene encoding uncharacterized protein codes for MYKAVISVLCVFLLVAAAMASPIPEPGYGGYGHGGGYGGGYGGGYGGGYGGGYGGGYGGYGHGGGYGYGGGYGHGGGYGHGGGYGYGR; via the exons ATGTACAAGGCC gtgatctctgtgttgtgtgtcttcCTCCTTGTGGCTGCTGCCATGGCCAGCCCCATACCCGAGCCTGGCTATGGTGGGTATGGACACGGAGGTGGAtatggtggcggctatggtggtggatatggtggcggctatggtggtggatatggtggcggctatggtggatATGGTCACGGAGGTGGATATGGCTACGGAGGTGGATATGGACACGGAGGTGGATATGGACACGGAGGTGGATATGGTTATGGTCGCTAA
- the LOC139761540 gene encoding uncharacterized protein: protein MYKAVISVLCVFLLVAAAMASPIPEPGYGGYGHGGGYGGGYGGGYGGGYGGGYGGGYGGGYGGGYGGYGHGGGYGHGGGYGHGGYGYGR from the exons ATGTACAAGGCC gtgatctctgtgttgtgtgtcttcCTCCTTGTGGCTGCTGCCATGGCCAGCCCCATACCCGAGCCTGGCTATGGTGGGTATGGACACGGAGGTGGAtatggtggcggctatggtggtggatatggtggcggctatggtggtggatatggtggcggctatggtggtggatatggtggcggctatggtggatATGGTCACGGAGGTGGATATGGACACGGAGGtggatatggccatggtggctatgGTTATGGTCGCTAA
- the LOC139761541 gene encoding uncharacterized protein — protein sequence MYKAVISVLCVFLLVAAAMASPIPEPGYGGHGGGYGHGGGYGHGGGYGHGGGYGHGGHGGGYGHGGHGGGYGHGGYGGYGR from the exons ATGTACAAGGCC gtgatctctgtgttgtgtgtcttcCTCCTTGTGGCTGCTGCCATGGCCAGCCCCATACCCGAGCCTGGCTATGGTGGCCACGGAGGTGGATATGGACACGGAGGTGGATATGGACACGGTGGTGGATATGGACACGGTGGTGGATATGGCCAtggtggacatggaggtggataTGGCCATGGTGGACACGGAGGTGGCTATGGACATGGTGGCTATGGTGGATATGGCCGCTGA